The DNA sequence TCGCATCGCACTGCGTGGCGGACGGGGACGTGGATGAGGCACTCCGGCAGCATGCGGTCCGGCCCTTCGACCTCACCGGGGAAGCGCCGTTCCGCGCCGTACTGCTGCACTCCTGCGGGGGCGGGCACACGAACGGGCACACGAACGGCGACGGGGCGGGACGGGCGGTTCTGCTCCTGGTCGTGCATCACGTCGCTGCGGACGGCGCGTCCCTCGTACCGATGATGCGGGACTTCGCCGAGTTCTACAGTGCACGTGCGGCCGGTCGTCGTCCCCGTCTTCCCGCACTGCCGATGCGCTACGCCGACCATGCCGTGAATCTGCGTGCGTTGCTCGGCGGTGCGGCGGACCCGTCCGCCGAAGCCCGCAGGCAGCTCGACTATTGGGTAGCGGAGCTGGCGGGCGCGCCGGAGGAATCAGGCGTACCGGCCGATCGTCCGCGGCCCCCCGCGCCGTCAGGACGCGGCGGTGAGGTGCCGATCCCGTTGGGCGGCGACACGATGGCGGCGCTCCGCAGATTTGCGCGGGGCAGGCGCGCGAGCACATTCATGGTGCTGCACACCGCTCTCGCCGTGCTGATCGCACGGGTCGCCGACGAGCCCGATGTCATGATAGGCACGCCGGTGGCGGGTCGGGACGGGCCGGGTCTGGCGGATCTGGTCGGTATGTTCGCGGGCACGGTCGCGCTGCGCACCGTGATCGACAGCGGCGAGACGTTCGTCGAAGCTCTTCTGCGCGTGCGTGACCGGGATCTGGACGCTTTCGAACATGCCGACATCCCGTTCGAGCAGGTCGTCGCGGCCGTGAATCCGGCACGTCACCCCGCGCGGCATCCCCTGTTCCAGGTGGCGCTGTCGGTGGTCGGTGCACAGTCATCCGCTGCGGGCCTCCCGGCCGCGGGACTGCCGGGGCTCGACGTCGCGGTGGACGAAGTGGCGACGGCGACGACGAAGTTCGATCTGCAGGTGACGGTGCGCGAACAGTCCGACGGCACGGCCGACGCGACGCTCGAGTATGCGACCGACCTCTTCGACGGCAACCGGGCACACGCGTACGCCCGGATGTTCGCGTCGATCATCGAGCAGGCGCTGGACGCAGACGGCGACGTGGTCGTGGGCGACATCGTGCTGGTGACCGGGCCCGAACGCGCCGCGACCGTGCCCCTGCGCAGCGCGTGCGATCCGGCCTCCGATCGGGATTCCGCGGCGCGGCTGCTGCCGGACCTTCTGACGGCGGCCGTCGCGCGCAGGGGCGAGGCGACGGCATTGGTGCAGGACGCGCACACGGTCACCTACGCCGAGCTCGACGCGCGGTCGAGCAGGCTGGCCCGCGTTCTCATCTCCCGCGGCGCGAGGCCCGAGATCCCGGTGGCGGTCGCGGTGCGGCGCTCGATCGAGTCCGTGCTGTGCCTGTGGGCGGTGGCCAAGACGGGCGCGACGTTCATGGCGATCGACGGCGACTATCCACCGGCGCGGGTCGAGCGGATGCTTGCGGACTCGGGTGCCCGGCTCGGGGTGTCCGACGACAGGGTACCGGGCGGCTGCGCCGGATCGGTGCGGTGGATGAGGCTCGACGACCCGGCCTTCCTGCGCGAATGCGCGGTGGCGTCACCGGACCCGGTCCGCGACGCCGACCGCGCGGAGCCGCTGCAGGCGCGGCACCCGGCCTACCTGGTGTACACCTCCGGTTCCACCGGTACGCCCAAGGGCGTCACCGTCACGCACGCGGGCCTGGCGAACTTCTCCGATGAGGTGCGCGAGCGGTACTGCATCGGGCCGGACAGCCGCACCCTGCACTTCGCGTCGACGAGCTTCGACGCCGCGATTCTTGAAGCACTCCTGGCGTTCCCGTCGGGTGCGGTCATGGTGATCGCGCCGGCCGATGTCTACGGCGGCGATGAACTGACCGGGCTCCTGGCGCGGCAGCGGGTCTCGCACGCTTTCATCACCCCCGCGGCGTTGGACACCGTCGACCCGGAACGGGTGCCCGGGCTCGGCACCGTGCTCGTCGGCGGCGAGGCGCTGCGGCCGGACCTGGCCGAGTGTTGGGCCGCGGGCCGGGTGCTGTCGAACGTCTACGGACCGACTGAGACGACCATCGTCACCACGATGAGCCCGCCGGTCGGGGACGGGCCGATCACCATCGGCGGACCCATCCGAGGTGTTGAAGCGATGGTGCTGGACCGACGTCTGCACCCGGTTCCCACAGGCGTGGTCGGAGAGCTGTACTTTGCCGGCCCCGGACTGGCCCGCGGATACCACCGCCGGCCGGCGTTGACGGCCGGAAGCTTCGTGGCGAACCCGTTCGGCCGGCCCGGCTCGCGGATGTACTGCACCGGCGACCTGGCGCGGCTGCGAGTGGACCGGACGATCGAGTACCGAGGCCGCATCGATCACCAGGTCAAGATCCGTGGTTTCCGCATCGAGCCCACGGAGGTGGACGCGGTGCTCGCCCGGCATCCGGATGTCGGAGCCGCCGTCACCGTTCCCGTATCCGGACCCGGTGGAGACACGGTGCTCGTCTCCTACGTGCAGCCCGCGTCGGGGGCCGGGCCGGGCGAGACCGGCGGGCCCGGCCGCGTGGACGGCGTGGGGCTCGACTGCCGCCTGCTGCGCGACTACGCGGCGGCGGTGCTGCCGCGCCACATGGTGCCCGCGGCCGTGCAGGCGCTCGAGCGGATTCCGCTCACGCCCGTCGGAAAGCTGGACCGGGCGGCGTTGCCCGCGGCTCGACTGCAGGACGCCGGACGCGGGCGCGGTCCCGGGACACGGTTGGAGCAGGCGATCTGCGCGGTCTTCGCAGACGTGCTCCGCTACGGGAAGATCGGCGCGGAAGACGGGTTCTTCGAGCTCGGCGGGACGTCGCTGCTGGCGACGCGCGCCGTGGCCGAGCTCCGGGTTTCCGGTCTGCCGGAGCTGCGGCGGATCTCGCCGCAGTGGTTGTTCACCGACCCGACTCCTGCCGACCTCGCGCGGCGGTGTTCGGCGGCGCACGGTCGGGATGTTCCGGAAGGCGGGCCGGACGCAGCGGGCGACGCCCACGGTGCGGACCGGAAGGTCGCGGCCGCCGATGCGCTGGCGGTGCTGCTGCCGATCCGGGCGGGCGGAACGCAGGCGCCGCTGTTCTGCGTGCACCCGGCCATGGGGCTGTCGTGGGGGTACAACGGTCTACTCGAACATCTGGGTCGCGACCGTCCGGTGTACGGATTGCAGACGCCGAATCTCCGCGGCACCGAGGAACTGCCCGGTTCGATTCCCCGGCTCGCGGAGCGCTATGTCACGGAGATGCGGCGCGTGGCCCCGCACGGCCCGTACCACCTGCTGGGGTGGTCGCTCGGCGGGCTGATCGCGCACGAGATGGCGACGCTGCTGGCCGCCGACGGTGAGGACGTGGCCACGCTGACCATGCTCGACAGCTTCCTTCCGGGCCGGCGCGGGCCGGAGTACCGCGCGATGCCGAGCGTCGCGGAGCTCGTTGCCGAGCTGACCGGTGCGCACACCGTGCCCGGCGCGGCGGGCGCCGGGACGATCGCAGACCCGGACATGACCATCGAGGACGCCGCGGCGCTGCTGCCCGAATCCGGCAGCGCCCTCGCCGACCTGGGTATCGAAGAGCTTCGGCGGATGTACGACGCCTACGCGCAGGGCGTCGCACTCGCGGCGGCATTCCGGCCCGATCTGTTCGACGGGGACGTCCTGTTCGTCACCGCAGGCCGCGGTGGACCCGGCGGCCCGCGGGCGTTCACGGACTGGCCGCGGCACGTCGGCGGGGCAATGAGGGAGATCACGGTCGACTGCGTCCATGCGCAGTTGACGTCCCCGGAGGCGCTGGCCGTCGTCGGTCCGGCGGTCGAGGCCTTCCTCACCCGAGGCGACAGCCTCGCCCGGAACGGCCATGCGGCGCGCGACGCCGGACGGCCCGAATACATCGCAGCACCCACGACAGGAGGACGATCATGAGCACATCCACCGGACACGACCGCGCGGCGAATCCCTTCGACGACGAAGACTCCGCCTTCTTCGTGCTGGTCAACGACGAGGGCCAGTACTCCTTGTGGCCGGCGTTCGCCCCGGTCCCCGACGGGTGGACCATCCGCCTGGGCGAGTCGTCCCGGCAGGACGCGGTGGACTTCGTCGAGCGGAACTGGACCGACATGCGTCCCGCCAGCCTCGTGCACGCGATGCGCGGATCGTCCGGCGCACCGGCGGAGGAGCACACGCGATGACGGGCCCGGCGGTCGAGATTCGAGGACTGGAGAAGCGGTTCGGCCCCGGCGCCGGTCGGCGCCGGGCAGGCGTCGTCCGGGCGCTGGACGGTGTCGACCTGGAGATCGCCAGAGGCACGATCACCGCCGTACTCGGGCCCAACGGTGCCGGCAAGACCACGGTGGTACGCATCCTGAGCACCCTTTTGCGTCCCGACAAGGGCACAGTACTGCTGGACGGCGTGGATGTCGTCTCGTCGCCGGGCCGCGTTCGCCGCAGGATCGGGCTATCCGGGCAGTACGCGGCCGTCGACGGCAACCTGACCGGCTTCGAGAACCTGCGGATGATCGGGCGCCTGTACGGACTGCCACGGCGCATCGCCGCAGCGCGGGCCCGGGAATTGCTCGGCCGATTCCATCTCGAAGACGCTGCGGACCGGCGCTCGTGTGGCTACTCGGGTGGTATGCGGCGTCGACTCGACCTCGCGGGCGCGCTCGTCGCCTTCCCTCCCGTCGTGGTCCTCGACGAGCCCACGACGGGCCTCGACCCTCGCGGCCGGCAAGAGATGTGGGAGGTCGTCGAGGGGCTTGTCTCCGACGGGACGACGGTGCTGCTGACCACTCAGTACCTGGAGGAGGCCGATCGTCTGGCAGATGCGATCACGGTGATCGACCGGGGCGCGGTGATCGCCCGCGGCACCGCGGATGAGCTCAAGGCGCGAGTCGGTGGCGACGTGGTGTCGATACGTGTGCGCGAGCCTGGCGAGGTCCTGGATGCCGTCCGTGCCCTGGGGGCAGTCTGCGACGGCGATCCGCAGGCGGACGGCTGTACCGTGTCCGCGCGCGCCCAGAACGGCAGCCGGTCCCTCGCCGCGGCGGTGTCCCGGCTCGCGGTCGACGGGGTCAGAGTGGAAGACGCTTCGCTCTCGGAAACGAGCCTGGACGAATTCTTCCTGGCCGTCACCGGGCGCGGCGTCGGTAAGGACGGCGATGCGACGGCGGGGGTCGCGGGGTGACGAAGCTGGAATCACTCGCGACGCGCACGGCGCCCCGTGACGAACCCACCCCGGCCGATACCGGGCCGGACGACGGTTCGACTGCGGGTGGCAGCACGACCGCGGACATGGACGGATCCACCGCCGGTCCGGTGCCGGGTGACGGTGGAGAAGCTGCGGATGTGGCCGCCCACCTGCGCGCGGCCGAGGGCCACCGGATACGGCGGATGTTCGACGACAGTGCGGTCATCGCCTTCCGGAACATCCTGACGATCCGGCGCGTGCCCACGCTCTTGGTCAGCGCCACGGTGCAGCCGCTGATGTTCGTCGCGTTGTTCGCGTACGTCTTCGGCGCCTCGCTCGGCGGCGGCGAGTACCGGGAGTTCCTGATGGCCGGAATCTTCACCCAGACGGTGGTGTTCAACGCGGCGTTCACCACGGTGGGGCTGTCCGGGGACCTGCAGCACGGACTGATCGACAGATTCCGGTCGTTGCCCATGTCGCGCCTGGCGGTGGTGCTCGGACGGACGGTCTCGGACTTCGCCGTCAACGCGATCAGCGTGACTGTCATGGTCGGGTGCGGGTATCTGATCGGCTGGCGGATCACCGGCGGCCTCGGCGCCGCCCTGGCGGCCTTCGGGATCCTCGCTCTATTCGCGTTCGCGATGTCCTGGGTCGGCGTGCTGACCGGACTCCTGGCGCGGAGTGTCGAGGTGGCGCAAAGCGTGGGCTTCCTGTGGATGTTCCCGCTCACCTTCATCTCGTCGGCGTTCATTTCCGCGCAGAGCCTGCCGGGCCCGCTGCGCGTGATCGCCGAGTGGAACCCGATCACCGCCGTCGCCACTTCGGGTCGTCAGCTCTTCGGCAACCCGGCGCCCCCGGACTTCCCAGTGGCCTCGGGGTGGCCGGCGGACAACGCGTCGATGTACGCGCTGCTCTGTGCGGCAACGATCATCGTCGTTTTCGGTACGCTTTCGTTGCTGTCCTATCGCCGGGTCGCTCGCGCCTGACGCGGGTTCCGCGACCCGCGGTCGACTTCCGCCGACAGGTGCGATGTCCGGCGCGTCGCGCCCGCTTTGACCGCCTGTGCTGCGGCCGGGTATCGTAGACGGCCGTGCCCGGCTTGCCGGGTCGATCTGTGTGCCTGCCCGACGGTATGGCCAAGTGTGCGTTCCCGCGCTGCGCGCGCGGGCGAGCAGCTGGCTGCGCTGTGAGGGGATGCGACACGCCCGACCGTGGGGTTCGGGTGAGGGGCAGTAGCTACCTTGTCCCAACTGCGAAAACCCTAATTTCACATCAGCAATGTTCGTCTCGACCGGCCGACTGAGTCAGCCGCGCCGGTCGAGCCACAGAGAAAGACGGTTATGCCAACCATTCAGCAGCTGGTCCGCAAGGGCCGCCACGACAAAGCGGTGGGGGGTAAGACCACTGCGCTCAAGGGGAGCCCCCAGCGCCGTGGCGTCTGCACCCGCGTCTACACGACCACGCCGAAGAAGCCGAACTCCGCTCTTCGCAAGGTCGCGCGTGTGCGCCTGACCACCGCAGTCGAGGTCACCGCCTACATCCCGGGCGAGGGCCACAACCTCCAGGAGCACTCGATGGTCCTGGTCCGCGGCGGTCGCGTGAAGGACCTGCCGGGCGTGCGCTACAAGATCATCCGCGGTTCCCTCGACACCCAGGGTGTCAAGGGCCGCAAGCAGGCACGCAGCCGCTACGGCGCCAAGAAGGAGAAGAGCTAATGCCTCGTAAGGGTCCCGCCCCGAAGCGTCAGCTGGTCAACGACCCGGTCTACGGATCGCCTCTCGTGTCGCAGCTGGTGAACAAGATCCTCAAGGACGGCAAGAAGTCCACCGCGGAGCGCATCGTCTACCAGGCCCTCGAGCAGACGCGCGAGAAGACCGGCACCGATCCGGTCGTCACCCTCAAGCGCGCGCTCGACAACGTCAAGCCGGCCCTCGAGGTGCGCAGCCGCCGTGTCGGTGGCGCCACCTACCAGGTGCCGGTCGAGGTGCGTCCGGGCCGTTCGACCACGCTGGCGATGCGCTGGCTGGTGACCTTCGCGCGTCAGCGGCGCGAAAAGACCATGGTCGAGCGTCTGGCCAACGAGATCCTCGACGCCAGCAACGGCCTGGGCGCGGCGGTCAAGCGGCGCGAGGACACGCACAAGATGGCCGAGGCCAACAAGGCGTTCGCGCACTACCGCTGGTGATCCGACTCCGGCGGGGGCGGGCTGCGGCCTGCCTCTGCCGGGAGGGTCACGGTGCCGGTCGGTCACACGCCGGCGCAAGAGAATCCCGGGCCCCAGCAGGGTCCACCGAATCACCGAGTCACGAGCGGGGAAGAATCCTGTGGCACAGGACGTGCTAACCGACCTCAAGAAGGTCCGCAACATCGGCATCATGGCGCACATCGATGCCGGCAAGACCACGACCACCGAGCGCATCCTCTACTACACCGGCATCAACTACAAGGTCGGCGAGACGCACGACGGTGGCGCCACGATGGACTGGATGGAACAGGAGCAGGAGCGGGGGATCACGATCACCTCCGCCGCCACCACCTGTTTCTGGAAAGACACCCAGATCAACATCATCGACACGCCGGGCCACGTCGACTTCACCGTCGAGGTGGAGCGTTCGCTGCGCGTGCTCGACGGTGCTGTCGCGGTGTTCGACGGCAAAGAGGGCGTGGAGCCGCAGTCCGAGCAGGTCTGGCGTCAGGCCGAGAAGTACGACGTCCCCCGCATCTGCTTCGTCAACAAGATGGACAAGCTGGGCGCGGACTTCTTCTTCACGGTGCGCACCATCAAGGAGCGCCTCGGCGCCACGCCGCTGGTCCTGCAGGTGCCGATCGGTGCCGAGGACCACTTCGACGGCGTCGTCGACCTCGTCGAGATGAAGGCGCTCACCTGGCGCGGCACTGTGGCGCCGGGTACCGAGCCCGTCATCGAGGAGATCCCCGCGGACCTCCAGGAGACGGTCGACGAATACCGGGAGAAGCTCCTCGAGGCGGTCGCCGAGACCGACGAGGCCCTGATGGAGAAGTACTTCGGCGGCGAGGAGCTCACCACCGCGGAGATCAAGGGCGCCATCCGCAAGGTCACCATCGCCAGCGAGCAGTACCCGGTGCTGTGCGGCACGGCGTTCAAGAACAAGGGCATCGAGCCGATGCTCGACGCCGTCATCGACTACCTGCCGACCCCGATGGACGTCGAGGCCGTGCAGGGGCACGCGGTGGACAACCCCGAAGAGGCGCTCGTCCGGCACCCGTCCAAGGACGAGCCGTTCGCGGGCCTCGCCTTCAAGGTGGCGGCGCACCCGTTCTTCGGCAAGCTGACCTACGTGCGCGTCTACTCGGGTCACATCGCCTCCGGCACCCAGGTCATCAACTCGACCAAGGGCAAGAAGGAGCGCATCGGCAAGCTTTTCCAGATGCACTCCAACAAGGAGAACGCCATCGATGAGGCCCAGGCCGGCCACATCTACGCGTTCATCGGGCTCAAGGACGTCACCACCGGTGACACGCTCTGCGACCCGGCCAACCCGATCATCCTCGAGTCGATGTCGTTCCCGGAGCCGGTCATCGAGGTGGCGATCGAGCCGAAGACCAAGTCCGACCAGGAGAAGCTCGGCACCGCGATCCAGCGGCTCGTCGACGAGGACCCCACCTTCAAGGTCCACCTCGACGACGAGACCGGCCAGACCGTCATCGGCGGGATGGGCGAGCTGCACCTCGACGTCTTCGTCGACCGCATGCGGCGCGAGTTCAAGGTCGAGGCGAACATCGGCAAGCCACAGGTGGCCTACCGCGAGACGATCCGCAAGACGGTGGAGAAGTACGACTACACCCACAAGAAGCAGACCGGCGGCTCGGGCCAGTTCGCGAAGGTCATCATCAAGCTGGAGCCCTGGGAGGGCGAGGAAGGCGAGACCTACGAGTTCGAGAGCAAGGTGACCGGCGGCCGCGTGCCGCGCGAGTACATCCCTTCGGTCGACGCCGGCATCCAGGACGCCATGCAGTACGGTGTCCTGGCCGGGTACCCCATGGTCAACGTCAAGGCCACGCTGCTCGACGGCGCCTACCACGAGGTGGACTCCTCGGAGATGGCGTTCAAGGTGGCCGGGTCGATGGCCTTCAAGGAGGCCGCGCCGAAGGCGAAGCCGGTGATCCTCGAGCCGCTGATGGCCGTCGAGGTGATCACGCCCGAGGACTACATGGGCGAGGTGATCGGTGACCTGAACTCCCGCCGTGGCCAGATCCAGGCCATGGAGGAACGCAGCGGTGCCAGGGTCGTCAAGGCCACGGTCCCGTTGTCGGAGATGTTCGGCTACGTCGGAGACCTTCGGTCGAAGACACAGGGCCGAGCGAACTACACCATGGTGTTCGACTCCTACGCCGAAGTTCCTGCGAACGTGGCCAAGGAGATCGTCGCGAAGGCCCACGGAGAGTAATCTCCGTCTCATCGCGCGCCGGACACCAGGGCGACGGTGGGATACTGCACTGTTGACACGCCGTGTTCGATCCATGAAGCGATCGGCACACAGTGTTCGCGGTGGTTCCCGCCGGTCGGGCCCTGTGCACGACCAGAAGTACTGACCAGAACATCAACTGCACTGCTGCCAGGCAGCACGCAACGATAAGTCCAGGAGGACAACCAGTGGCGAAGGCGAAGTTCGAGCGGACGAAGCCGCACGTCAACATCGGGACCATCGGTCACGTTGACCACGGCAAGACCACCACCACCGCTGCCATCACCAAGGTGCTCGCGGATGCGTTCCCCGACCTCAACGAGCCGTCGGCGTTCGACACGATCGACAAGGCGCCCGAGGAGAAGGCTCGTGGCATCACGATCAACATCTCCCACGTCGAGTACCAGACCGACAAGCGCCACTACGCGCACGTCGACGCCCCGGGTCACGCCGACTACATCAAGAACATGATCACCGGCGCCGCCCAGATGGACGGTGCGATCCTGGTCGTGGCCGCCACCGACGGCCCGATGCCGCAGACGCGTGAGCACGTGCTGCTCGCCCGTCAGGTCGGCGTGCCCTACATCCTGGTCGCCCTGAACAAGGCCGACATGGTCGACGACGAGGAGATCCTCGAGCTCGTCGAGATGGAGGTCCGCGAGCTGCTGGCCAGCCAGGACTTCGACGAGGACGCGCCGATCATCCCGATCTCCGCGCTCAAGGCTCTCGAGGGCGACGAGAAGTGGACCCAGTCCGTCCTCGACCTCATGAAGGCCGTCGACGAGTCGATCCCGGACCCGGTGCGCGACACCGACCACCCGTTCCTGATGCCCGTCGAGGACGTCTTCACGATCACGGGTCGCGGCACGGTCGTCACCGGCCGTATCGAGCGTGGCGTGATCAACGTGAACGAGGACGTCGAGCTCATCGGCATCAAGCCGACGGCCACCAAGACGACCATCACGGGCATCGAGATGTTCCGCAAGCTGCTCGACCAGGGCCAGGCGGGCGACAACGTCGGCCTGCTGGTGCGCGGCATCAAGCGTGAGGACGTCGAGCGCGGCCAGGTCGTCATCAAGCCGGGCGCCTACACCCCGCACACCGAGTTCGAGGGCCAGGCCTACATCCTGTCCAAGGACGAGGGCGGCCGTCAC is a window from the Tomitella gaofuii genome containing:
- the rpsL gene encoding 30S ribosomal protein S12 — encoded protein: MPTIQQLVRKGRHDKAVGGKTTALKGSPQRRGVCTRVYTTTPKKPNSALRKVARVRLTTAVEVTAYIPGEGHNLQEHSMVLVRGGRVKDLPGVRYKIIRGSLDTQGVKGRKQARSRYGAKKEKS
- a CDS encoding ATP-binding cassette domain-containing protein gives rise to the protein MTGPAVEIRGLEKRFGPGAGRRRAGVVRALDGVDLEIARGTITAVLGPNGAGKTTVVRILSTLLRPDKGTVLLDGVDVVSSPGRVRRRIGLSGQYAAVDGNLTGFENLRMIGRLYGLPRRIAAARARELLGRFHLEDAADRRSCGYSGGMRRRLDLAGALVAFPPVVVLDEPTTGLDPRGRQEMWEVVEGLVSDGTTVLLTTQYLEEADRLADAITVIDRGAVIARGTADELKARVGGDVVSIRVREPGEVLDAVRALGAVCDGDPQADGCTVSARAQNGSRSLAAAVSRLAVDGVRVEDASLSETSLDEFFLAVTGRGVGKDGDATAGVAG
- the rpsG gene encoding 30S ribosomal protein S7: MPRKGPAPKRQLVNDPVYGSPLVSQLVNKILKDGKKSTAERIVYQALEQTREKTGTDPVVTLKRALDNVKPALEVRSRRVGGATYQVPVEVRPGRSTTLAMRWLVTFARQRREKTMVERLANEILDASNGLGAAVKRREDTHKMAEANKAFAHYRW
- the fusA gene encoding elongation factor G, whose translation is MAQDVLTDLKKVRNIGIMAHIDAGKTTTTERILYYTGINYKVGETHDGGATMDWMEQEQERGITITSAATTCFWKDTQINIIDTPGHVDFTVEVERSLRVLDGAVAVFDGKEGVEPQSEQVWRQAEKYDVPRICFVNKMDKLGADFFFTVRTIKERLGATPLVLQVPIGAEDHFDGVVDLVEMKALTWRGTVAPGTEPVIEEIPADLQETVDEYREKLLEAVAETDEALMEKYFGGEELTTAEIKGAIRKVTIASEQYPVLCGTAFKNKGIEPMLDAVIDYLPTPMDVEAVQGHAVDNPEEALVRHPSKDEPFAGLAFKVAAHPFFGKLTYVRVYSGHIASGTQVINSTKGKKERIGKLFQMHSNKENAIDEAQAGHIYAFIGLKDVTTGDTLCDPANPIILESMSFPEPVIEVAIEPKTKSDQEKLGTAIQRLVDEDPTFKVHLDDETGQTVIGGMGELHLDVFVDRMRREFKVEANIGKPQVAYRETIRKTVEKYDYTHKKQTGGSGQFAKVIIKLEPWEGEEGETYEFESKVTGGRVPREYIPSVDAGIQDAMQYGVLAGYPMVNVKATLLDGAYHEVDSSEMAFKVAGSMAFKEAAPKAKPVILEPLMAVEVITPEDYMGEVIGDLNSRRGQIQAMEERSGARVVKATVPLSEMFGYVGDLRSKTQGRANYTMVFDSYAEVPANVAKEIVAKAHGE
- the tuf gene encoding elongation factor Tu; translated protein: MAKAKFERTKPHVNIGTIGHVDHGKTTTTAAITKVLADAFPDLNEPSAFDTIDKAPEEKARGITINISHVEYQTDKRHYAHVDAPGHADYIKNMITGAAQMDGAILVVAATDGPMPQTREHVLLARQVGVPYILVALNKADMVDDEEILELVEMEVRELLASQDFDEDAPIIPISALKALEGDEKWTQSVLDLMKAVDESIPDPVRDTDHPFLMPVEDVFTITGRGTVVTGRIERGVINVNEDVELIGIKPTATKTTITGIEMFRKLLDQGQAGDNVGLLVRGIKREDVERGQVVIKPGAYTPHTEFEGQAYILSKDEGGRHTPFFNNYRPQFYFRTTDVTGVVELPEGTEMVMPGDNTDMSVKLIQPVAMDEGLRFAIREGGRTVGAGRVTKIIK
- a CDS encoding ABC transporter permease, which codes for MDGSTAGPVPGDGGEAADVAAHLRAAEGHRIRRMFDDSAVIAFRNILTIRRVPTLLVSATVQPLMFVALFAYVFGASLGGGEYREFLMAGIFTQTVVFNAAFTTVGLSGDLQHGLIDRFRSLPMSRLAVVLGRTVSDFAVNAISVTVMVGCGYLIGWRITGGLGAALAAFGILALFAFAMSWVGVLTGLLARSVEVAQSVGFLWMFPLTFISSAFISAQSLPGPLRVIAEWNPITAVATSGRQLFGNPAPPDFPVASGWPADNASMYALLCAATIIVVFGTLSLLSYRRVARA
- a CDS encoding MbtH family protein, whose translation is MSTSTGHDRAANPFDDEDSAFFVLVNDEGQYSLWPAFAPVPDGWTIRLGESSRQDAVDFVERNWTDMRPASLVHAMRGSSGAPAEEHTR